A single genomic interval of Rutidosis leptorrhynchoides isolate AG116_Rl617_1_P2 unplaced genomic scaffold, CSIRO_AGI_Rlap_v1 contig356, whole genome shotgun sequence harbors:
- the LOC139883124 gene encoding LOW QUALITY PROTEIN: ubiquitin-like-specific protease ESD4 (The sequence of the model RefSeq protein was modified relative to this genomic sequence to represent the inferred CDS: deleted 1 base in 1 codon) — MGAYALNRKRSDESFSPYPDIHISKKPKLLPPSIHHSPDKPILSTASRISRYPVTKPPPLRRQVHAPVRILKFGFSKTKAAVFSQTRSKEQEDKMGNTLSFKYTLAKTKAFGALRFFPKEKEPVVDVERNANIREEVILSDDDCVEEVEKRNVDDHNLAEEPIIQPSSSFVLTYGNFRVDDAGKLLDSFSLKPDLSVPTLQAYKNLLKNVERSDPKLKALEFEIQFNENKRSWFESQRHVKKPLEPEIPCEPFIPLSEEDEDDIESAFSNRNNSKILVTHQNSGIDITGKMLQCLRPGQWLNDEVINVYVELLKERESREPKKFLKCHFFNTFSTTRLVISLYGGFKAVKRWTTMRKLGYYLIDCDKIFVPIHRQIHWCLAIINAKDKKFQYLDSLKGRDPEVLKSLASYYAEEVKDKSGKVIDVSSWEREFVDDLPEQENGFDCGMFMVKYADFYSRGLGLCFEQEHMPYFRLRTAKEILKLRAD; from the exons ATGGGTGCGTACGCTTTGAATCGAAAGCGCAGCGACGAATCTTTTAGTCCATATCCCGATATTCATATCTCTAAAAAACCTAAATTACTGCCTCCTTCCATCCATCACAGCCCCGATAAGCCCATACTAAGTACAGCTTCGAGGATCTCTCGATATCCAGTTACGAAA CCCCCCCCATTACGCAGACAAGTCCATGCGCCTGTTAGAATCCTCAAATTCGGATTCTCGAAAACCAAAGCAGCTGTTTTTTCTCAAACAAGAAGCAAGGAACAAGAGGATAAGATGGGGAATACATTGAGCTTCAAATACACCCTAGCAAAGACTAAGGCCTTTGGTGCCTTGAGGTTCTTCCCTAAAGAGAAGGAACCTGTTGTTGATGTTGAGAGGAATGCAAATATTAGGGAGGAGGTTATATTATCCGATGATGACTGTGTAGAAGAAGTTGAGAAACGCAATGTAGATGATCATAATTTGGCAGAGGAGCCAATTATTCAACCGTCTTCATCGTTTGTCCTCACATATGGTAACTTTAGGGTTGATGATGCCGGGAAGTTGCTGGATTCATTCTCCTTAAAGCCGGATTTGAGTGTGCCTACTCTTCAGGCATACAAAAATCTGCTAAAGAATGTTGAGAGGAGTGATCCCAAATTAAAAGCTCTGGAATTCGAGATTCAGTTTAATGAGAATAAGCGATCCTGGTTTGAGTCTCAACGCCATGTAAAGAAGCCTTTGGAGCCT GAAATACCTTGTGAACCATTCATTCCTCTTTCGGAGGAGGACGAAGATGATATTGAATCTGCATTCTCTAATCGAAACAACTC CAAGATCCTGGTAACACATCAAAACTCAGGTATTGATATTACAGGAAAAATGTTGCAATGCCTTAGGCCAGGACAATGGTTGAACGATGAG GTCATCAATGTTTACGTTGAGTTGCTGAAAGAGAGGGAAAGTAGAGAACCAAAGAAGTTTCTCAAGTGTCATTTCTTCAACACTTTTTCTACAACAAGGTTGGTTATATCTCTTTA TGGAGGATTTAAAGCTGTGAAAAGATGGACTACGATGAGGAAGTTAGGATACTATCTCATTGACTGTGACAAA aTTTTTGTGCCTATCCACCGACAGATACATTGGTGTTTGGCGATTATCAATGCAAAAGATAAAAAATTCCAGTATCTTGATTCACTCAAGGGAAGAGACCCCGAAGTACTAAAATCGCTG GCTTCATATTACGCCGAGGAAGTGAAAGACAAGAGTGGAAAAGTCATTGATGTAAGTTCTTGGGAGAGGGAATTTGTTGACGACCTCCCCGAGCAAGAAAATGG GTTTGACTGTGGCATGTTTATGGTAAAGTATGCTGACTTTTACAGCAGAGGTCTAGGACTTTGTTTTGAACAG GAGCACATGCCGTATTTTCGCTTGAGGACTGCCAAGGAGATTCTTAAACTTAGAGCTGACTGA